Proteins encoded by one window of Teretinema zuelzerae:
- a CDS encoding SLBB domain-containing protein: MKKHGSTLLLLIFSSLIWAQEMNAQTRGQSSNAQEMDEGSVRIVEKNSFNPQLALSSAFYPVTPGDVYTLAYAAGTVPVTYSILVDTSFRVRVANLAVIDAAGMSFSTLKERVETIVSKNYPLSGVQFGLASPAIFRITIKGEVKKTAEQDAWALSRLSDVIEPHLTRYSSTRNVSVTSISGKTAHYDLFKATRFGDLSQNPLVRPGDVVTVNRVEREITVTGEVERPGKYQLLSGEGLKEAIEYYGSGLTPVADASRIELVRYVESSFAAGEKIFLDTKDIEANAELKNFDSISVSPISDLIPVMFMEGAVGVSDPLEVTPTPETSSRIPVRFNQGENYASLVRRYKNSFSAVSDTANAYIIREERQIPLNLNPMLYDAAYRSDYQVEKNDVLIIPFRQYFVTVSGAVQTPGRYPYIPDRDWEYYVSLAGGFNTLKNSGESVRITDVLGNKRKKTDPITPETVITARSNSFTFYFNQYAPIITTTLTAVSTFLTVLAVTGN, translated from the coding sequence ATGAAAAAACACGGTTCAACGCTGTTATTGTTGATTTTCAGTTCACTTATATGGGCCCAGGAAATGAACGCTCAAACACGAGGTCAGAGCTCCAACGCACAGGAAATGGATGAAGGTTCTGTGCGTATCGTAGAAAAGAACTCCTTTAACCCTCAACTTGCTCTTTCTTCAGCCTTTTATCCGGTCACTCCCGGCGACGTATACACTCTCGCGTATGCGGCTGGCACGGTGCCGGTTACCTATTCCATTCTGGTGGATACCTCCTTCCGTGTCAGGGTCGCGAATCTCGCGGTGATCGATGCGGCTGGCATGAGTTTTTCTACCCTGAAAGAGCGTGTGGAAACTATAGTGAGCAAAAACTATCCCTTGAGCGGAGTCCAGTTCGGGCTTGCGAGCCCGGCAATATTCCGCATCACGATTAAGGGAGAGGTGAAAAAGACTGCCGAACAGGACGCCTGGGCCTTGTCGCGATTGTCGGACGTGATCGAACCCCATTTGACCCGGTATTCATCTACCCGTAATGTAAGCGTAACTTCCATTTCAGGGAAAACCGCTCATTACGACCTTTTCAAGGCAACCCGCTTTGGCGACCTTTCTCAGAACCCGCTGGTTCGTCCCGGGGATGTAGTAACCGTGAACAGGGTAGAGCGGGAAATCACTGTTACCGGCGAGGTTGAGCGCCCCGGAAAGTACCAGCTCTTGAGCGGTGAAGGGCTTAAAGAGGCAATCGAGTATTACGGCAGCGGGCTTACTCCCGTCGCGGACGCGAGCAGGATAGAGCTGGTGCGCTATGTGGAAAGCTCCTTTGCCGCCGGTGAAAAAATTTTTCTGGATACCAAGGACATTGAAGCCAACGCCGAACTCAAGAATTTCGATTCTATCTCTGTCAGCCCCATATCGGACCTGATTCCCGTAATGTTTATGGAGGGTGCTGTAGGAGTTTCTGATCCGCTGGAAGTGACCCCCACGCCTGAAACCTCATCGCGCATACCGGTGCGCTTTAACCAGGGAGAGAACTACGCCTCCCTTGTGCGCCGCTATAAAAACTCCTTTTCCGCCGTGTCGGACACGGCGAACGCCTACATCATCCGGGAAGAACGCCAGATACCGCTCAATCTTAACCCCATGCTCTACGACGCGGCCTACCGCAGCGACTACCAGGTAGAAAAAAACGATGTGCTCATCATCCCCTTCCGCCAGTACTTTGTAACGGTTTCAGGCGCTGTCCAGACTCCCGGCCGTTACCCCTACATTCCGGACAGAGACTGGGAATACTACGTGTCTCTTGCCGGCGGCTTCAATACTTTGAAGAACTCGGGCGAATCGGTGCGCATCACCGATGTCCTCGGTAACAAGCGTAAAAAAACCGATCCGATAACCCCTGAAACCGTGATTACGGCGAGGTCGAACTCGTTCACCTTCTACTTCAACCAATACGCGCCGATCATCACCACGACCCTTACGGCAGTATCGACCTTCCTTACGGTGCTGGCCGTAACCGGCAATTAA
- a CDS encoding acyltransferase — translation MRNYLLQLNFIILALINLSFRFCFLFSLKRLLLYCIGIKTGKQTAIHGIKIFALGKMKIGRNCSINSGVYLDNRRRITIGNNVNISHDSKIYTLGHDYNSPDFATKGKEVIIEDNVVIFSNVLIMPGVTIHEGAVVLPGAVVTKDVEEFSVVGGNPARFINHRQKNISYSLDYRYWFAL, via the coding sequence ATGAGAAATTATTTGTTGCAACTAAATTTTATTATTCTTGCCCTTATAAACCTTTCCTTTCGTTTTTGTTTTTTATTTTCTTTAAAAAGATTGCTTTTATATTGTATTGGCATAAAGACCGGAAAACAAACTGCGATTCATGGTATAAAAATATTTGCACTAGGAAAAATGAAGATCGGTAGAAACTGTTCAATCAATAGTGGTGTATATTTAGATAATCGCCGAAGAATTACTATTGGTAATAATGTAAATATTTCACATGATTCAAAGATATATACACTGGGACATGATTATAATAGTCCGGATTTTGCTACAAAAGGTAAAGAAGTAATTATTGAGGATAATGTTGTGATATTCTCAAATGTATTAATAATGCCTGGAGTAACGATACACGAAGGTGCAGTTGTTTTACCGGGTGCTGTAGTAACCAAAGATGTTGAAGAATTCAGTGTAGTTGGTGGTAATCCTGCTCGATTTATTAATCACCGTCAAAAAAATATAAGTTATAGTTTAGATTATAGATATTGGTTTGCTTTATAA
- a CDS encoding family 4 glycosyl hydrolase translates to MKIVLVGAGSAQFGCGTLGDIFCSKTLAGSEITLLDINAEAADNTLKTAKAFIEANKLPFTVNATTDRRAAFKGASFIISSIEVGNRFQLWDEDWKIPMQYGVHQVYGENGGPGGVFHALRIIPPILAIVKDAMEICPEAYIFNYSNPMTAICTAVKRAFPQARFIGMCHEIGWLSKWLPRMLGKKKEDLFFRAAGLNHFSCMLELKDAVTGRDLYPQVLEKAHDFFLHEPGYSDLLDQWRATGKMEESEQFDKQGALIKSRYEWADRRLVKFMLEKYSLLPITTDSHFGEYLGWAWDVVDHRGIVDFYDAYKIMLSQTTRHEIKLETSERVVPIIDGILNNEGFEESAVNLVNNGLIDELPSWIAVEVPAVINSAGVNGIPVKHIPKGYASLLRSYCGVYDLTAEAAITGRKDYVIQALLANPVVHQASRLEEMTNRMIDQQPRWLGYLK, encoded by the coding sequence ATGAAAATCGTATTGGTAGGAGCAGGGAGCGCCCAGTTCGGCTGCGGCACGCTGGGAGACATCTTCTGCAGCAAAACTCTGGCGGGAAGCGAGATCACGCTTTTGGACATCAACGCCGAGGCGGCGGATAACACGCTGAAAACGGCAAAGGCCTTTATCGAGGCGAACAAGCTGCCGTTCACGGTGAACGCGACCACGGACAGGAGGGCGGCCTTCAAGGGAGCTTCTTTCATCATTTCTTCTATAGAAGTGGGAAACCGCTTCCAGCTGTGGGACGAAGACTGGAAGATTCCGATGCAGTACGGAGTGCATCAGGTCTACGGGGAAAACGGCGGGCCCGGAGGCGTATTCCACGCCCTCAGGATCATTCCGCCGATTCTGGCCATCGTAAAAGACGCGATGGAAATCTGCCCCGAGGCGTACATCTTTAATTACTCGAACCCGATGACGGCAATCTGCACGGCGGTAAAGCGCGCGTTCCCGCAAGCCCGCTTCATCGGCATGTGCCACGAGATCGGTTGGCTTTCAAAGTGGCTCCCGCGCATGCTCGGCAAAAAAAAGGAAGACCTCTTTTTCCGCGCCGCCGGGCTCAACCACTTCAGCTGCATGCTGGAGCTCAAGGACGCCGTTACCGGACGGGACCTCTACCCCCAGGTGCTCGAAAAAGCCCACGACTTTTTCCTGCATGAACCCGGCTACAGCGACCTTCTGGACCAGTGGCGCGCTACCGGAAAAATGGAAGAGTCCGAACAGTTCGACAAGCAGGGCGCCCTGATCAAGAGCCGCTACGAATGGGCGGACCGCCGCCTGGTCAAGTTCATGCTGGAAAAATACAGCCTCCTGCCCATCACCACGGACAGCCACTTCGGCGAATATCTGGGCTGGGCCTGGGACGTGGTGGACCACCGCGGCATCGTGGACTTCTACGACGCCTACAAGATCATGCTCTCGCAGACGACGCGGCACGAAATCAAGCTTGAAACCAGCGAGCGCGTGGTGCCGATCATCGACGGAATCCTGAACAACGAAGGATTCGAGGAATCGGCGGTGAACCTGGTCAACAACGGATTAATCGACGAGCTTCCCTCCTGGATCGCGGTCGAAGTCCCCGCCGTAATAAACAGCGCGGGAGTCAACGGCATTCCGGTCAAACATATCCCCAAAGGCTACGCGTCTCTCCTGCGTTCGTACTGCGGGGTGTACGACCTGACTGCCGAGGCCGCGATCACGGGCAGGAAGGACTACGTGATCCAGGCCCTGCTGGCAAATCCGGTGGTCCATCAAGCCTCGCGCCTGGAAGAGATGACGAACCGGATGATAGACCAGCAGCCGCGCTGGCTCGGTTACTTGAAATAA
- a CDS encoding GNVR domain-containing protein produces the protein MNEQETLSSPEDEIDLIDLVSVLLKRKWLIIGITGLSMIGALLFAVGSLLLPPETSYLPNEYTPKAHMMINDSSSSGGGMASMLASSGLGGLASLAGVNVASGSTYSALAVYLAGTNSFLDSVVDRFNLIERYKIEKSPRAESRKALKEKLSASMDDEAGVFTISFTDIDPAFAQEVVNYSVQYMEERFTEMGLDKNKLQKENLEANIQNTYNEILKLEAESQKLDRAAGMGQYTANGSSMVLEATRIKRELSAQEQVYTQLKTQYELLKVQMASESPVFQVLEYAEVPDQKSGPSRGMLCIIITFAAFFGSVFLVFVLNAWDNIKKDPLAMAKLSGGGSK, from the coding sequence ATGAACGAACAAGAAACCCTTTCCTCCCCTGAAGACGAGATCGACCTCATCGATCTCGTTTCTGTGTTGTTAAAACGAAAATGGCTCATCATCGGCATTACCGGACTTTCTATGATAGGAGCCCTGCTTTTTGCTGTCGGATCCCTTCTATTACCCCCGGAAACCTCCTACCTTCCGAACGAGTACACGCCCAAAGCTCACATGATGATAAACGATTCGTCCTCGTCCGGCGGAGGCATGGCTTCCATGCTCGCTTCGAGCGGGCTAGGGGGGCTAGCGAGCCTTGCAGGAGTCAACGTAGCCTCCGGCTCCACCTATAGCGCCCTTGCGGTGTATTTGGCGGGAACCAATTCCTTTCTGGATTCGGTCGTGGACCGTTTTAACCTGATCGAACGGTATAAAATTGAAAAATCTCCCCGGGCGGAAAGCCGCAAGGCGCTTAAAGAAAAACTTTCCGCGTCTATGGACGACGAAGCCGGCGTGTTTACCATCAGTTTTACAGACATAGATCCCGCCTTTGCCCAAGAAGTGGTTAACTACTCCGTGCAATACATGGAAGAGCGTTTTACCGAGATGGGTTTGGATAAAAACAAGCTCCAAAAAGAGAACCTTGAAGCCAATATTCAGAATACCTACAATGAAATACTCAAGCTGGAAGCAGAAAGCCAAAAGCTCGACCGTGCGGCCGGGATGGGGCAATATACCGCGAACGGATCATCCATGGTGCTGGAAGCGACCCGGATAAAAAGAGAGCTTTCCGCCCAGGAGCAGGTGTATACCCAGCTTAAAACCCAGTACGAACTGCTCAAAGTTCAGATGGCGAGCGAATCGCCGGTGTTTCAGGTGTTGGAGTACGCGGAGGTTCCTGACCAGAAATCAGGCCCCTCCCGCGGAATGCTTTGCATCATCATAACCTTTGCTGCCTTCTTCGGTTCGGTTTTTCTTGTGTTCGTGCTCAACGCGTGGGATAACATCAAAAAGGATCCTCTGGCCATGGCAAAGCTTTCCGGAGGAGGCTCCAAATGA
- a CDS encoding P-loop NTPase family protein — MLDYTRIQQSIVAFSEAPAALETDCQGKNFRSGDLLHSIKAGDCWVNTHIFCRSGRNDEEYGYTFREICVRLQPDTVYRLAFCLALYNSQNKSEEALLKILEGHKNESAPAEFADLLRETCGWLFWEHQFTAILRLFTLDRDEPHRLLVQYKRRGCFDKPVSSSWKIRGTPLLDLMEANMLDKKNIYRLLLKPAWVIYNEISKEGVIR, encoded by the coding sequence ATGCTTGATTATACACGTATCCAACAATCTATCGTTGCATTCTCCGAGGCGCCTGCAGCCCTTGAAACGGACTGTCAGGGGAAAAACTTCCGGAGCGGCGACCTTCTTCATTCCATTAAAGCCGGAGATTGCTGGGTAAATACACATATCTTTTGTCGTAGCGGCAGGAACGACGAAGAGTACGGCTATACGTTTCGCGAAATTTGCGTACGACTACAACCAGATACAGTATATCGGCTTGCTTTTTGTCTGGCTCTCTACAACAGCCAAAATAAAAGCGAAGAAGCGTTATTAAAGATTCTTGAAGGGCATAAAAACGAGTCAGCACCCGCAGAGTTTGCGGATCTTTTGCGGGAAACCTGTGGCTGGTTATTTTGGGAACATCAATTTACCGCTATTCTTCGGCTGTTCACCCTTGATCGCGATGAGCCTCATAGACTTCTTGTGCAATATAAGCGCCGGGGATGCTTTGACAAACCAGTATCCTCATCCTGGAAGATTCGGGGGACTCCTTTGTTGGATCTCATGGAAGCGAACATGCTTGATAAAAAGAATATATATAGACTGCTCCTGAAACCGGCTTGGGTGATTTATAACGAAATAAGCAAAGAAGGAGTAATACGATGA
- a CDS encoding LacI family DNA-binding transcriptional regulator, producing MATIKKIARLAGVSPTTVSNVLHGNTAKVSPATLEKVNAILKQEKYAPNMGAIILAHNNSRIIGVIMFVQPRDNETVIEDPFTSAILGSLEQEIKNSGYFTMIHTTGDEEDVLRLASTWKLDGLVLLWVPDEMCGRILDSVETPIVFIDCYYHGDHPRYRNIGLDDRRGGREIANYLMSMGHRNVAFLANASEIPGSDLSRFEGCRLSYAESGTILSIDCFIPLSKEAHEREAQYDAVLADTREFTALIMSSDYYAAEAILHYQAQGIDVPERVSITGFDDNIFGRLIRPRLTTVHQDVAAKGRLAVDTLMRLIRGEETAERDVRLPVRLEIRNSVKRFPENAGVLNDGL from the coding sequence ATGGCAACCATCAAAAAAATCGCCCGGCTGGCAGGAGTAAGCCCCACCACCGTATCGAACGTGCTTCACGGCAACACCGCCAAGGTCTCCCCGGCGACCCTGGAAAAAGTGAACGCAATTTTAAAGCAGGAAAAATACGCGCCGAACATGGGCGCCATAATACTCGCGCACAACAACTCTCGCATCATCGGCGTGATCATGTTCGTCCAGCCGCGCGACAACGAAACGGTCATCGAAGACCCGTTCACCTCGGCCATTCTCGGCTCCCTTGAACAGGAAATCAAAAACTCGGGCTACTTTACCATGATCCACACCACGGGAGACGAAGAAGACGTGCTCCGCCTCGCTTCTACCTGGAAGCTCGACGGTCTGGTGCTTTTATGGGTGCCGGACGAAATGTGCGGGCGCATCCTTGATTCTGTAGAAACCCCGATCGTCTTTATCGACTGCTATTACCATGGGGACCATCCCCGCTACCGGAACATCGGCCTGGACGACCGCCGCGGCGGCAGGGAGATCGCGAACTACTTGATGAGCATGGGGCACCGGAACGTAGCTTTTCTCGCGAACGCCTCGGAGATTCCCGGAAGCGACCTCTCCCGTTTCGAAGGCTGCCGCTTGTCCTACGCGGAAAGCGGAACAATCCTTTCGATCGACTGCTTTATCCCGCTATCCAAAGAGGCGCACGAACGGGAAGCCCAGTACGACGCCGTCCTTGCGGATACAAGGGAGTTCACCGCACTTATCATGTCCTCCGACTACTACGCCGCCGAAGCGATCCTCCACTACCAGGCCCAGGGCATCGACGTCCCCGAGCGCGTATCCATCACCGGCTTCGACGACAACATCTTCGGCCGCCTCATCCGCCCTCGCCTCACCACCGTCCACCAGGACGTAGCCGCCAAAGGCCGGCTCGCGGTAGACACGCTTATGCGATTAATCCGCGGCGAAGAAACGGCCGAACGCGACGTCCGCCTCCCCGTCCGCCTGGAAATCAGGAATTCTGTGAAGCGTTTTCCGGAAAATGCAGGAGTACTGAACGATGGACTTTAA
- a CDS encoding carbohydrate ABC transporter permease, which produces MKQSRIVNALFIAPCAIAFTLIIVVPFFFGLYYSMTDWNGVNDNVAFVGLRNFRYLFSAPDFLFSFLITIAYTVINIVLVNVVSFAISLIVTSDIRFRNFFRAGFFVPYLIGGIVLGYIWQFILNNIVTGLGKTLALEFLQVSLLSRPDTVIWTMAAVNTWQYAGYIMLIYVAAIQGIPASLMEAANVDGASYPSRVVHILIPMMANAFTISLFLTLTSSFKQFDMNFTLTNGGPATRFLDQPVKASQLLAMNIFNTATANRMAEAQAKAVILFVALVLVALVQVSVNKKKEVEM; this is translated from the coding sequence ATGAAGCAAAGCCGAATCGTCAACGCGCTTTTCATCGCGCCCTGCGCGATCGCATTCACGCTTATCATCGTCGTACCGTTTTTTTTCGGCCTCTATTATTCGATGACCGACTGGAACGGCGTAAACGACAACGTCGCCTTCGTGGGGCTCAGGAACTTCCGGTACCTGTTTTCCGCGCCGGATTTTCTCTTTTCGTTTCTGATAACCATAGCTTACACGGTCATCAACATCGTATTGGTGAACGTCGTCAGCTTTGCTATTTCCCTTATCGTAACGAGCGACATACGCTTCCGCAATTTTTTCCGCGCCGGGTTTTTCGTCCCCTACCTGATTGGCGGAATCGTGCTCGGCTACATCTGGCAGTTCATCCTGAACAATATCGTCACGGGCTTGGGTAAAACCCTCGCCCTCGAATTTCTGCAAGTGTCCCTCTTGAGCCGCCCGGACACGGTCATCTGGACGATGGCGGCAGTCAATACCTGGCAGTACGCCGGCTACATCATGCTGATCTACGTAGCGGCCATCCAGGGAATACCGGCGTCGTTAATGGAAGCCGCCAACGTAGACGGAGCGAGCTATCCTTCCCGGGTGGTTCACATCCTGATTCCGATGATGGCAAACGCGTTCACAATATCGCTCTTTCTCACGCTCACCTCGTCGTTCAAGCAGTTCGACATGAACTTTACGCTCACTAACGGAGGGCCGGCGACGCGCTTTCTGGACCAGCCGGTCAAGGCGAGCCAGCTGTTGGCGATGAACATCTTCAACACCGCGACCGCCAACCGCATGGCGGAAGCCCAGGCGAAAGCGGTAATACTCTTCGTCGCCCTGGTGCTGGTAGCCCTGGTGCAGGTTTCGGTCAATAAAAAGAAAGAGGTGGAAATGTGA
- a CDS encoding WecB/TagA/CpsF family glycosyltransferase has protein sequence MIFCNIEFNIYNKLELLKEEKKLKFIITANADIIQKANSDPVLFNILHNNYVTFDGQIPLLLARLFNPKIEFYKLSGSDMIYDFCQLANEKKYKIFLLGGLEKSNFLSQQKLRSDYLIEISGYSPQFEKYPFLDETNEKILSELTNFPPDILFVGFGAPKQELWINDNIDFLSQLGVKYVIGIGGTFEFTSGSIKRAPVFISKFGLEGIYRFAKQPNLMRFFRLIDSLKFFKYVFIKPRFE, from the coding sequence ATGATATTTTGTAATATAGAGTTTAATATCTATAATAAACTAGAATTACTTAAAGAAGAAAAAAAATTGAAATTTATTATTACTGCTAATGCTGATATAATTCAAAAGGCAAATTCGGATCCTGTTTTATTTAATATATTGCATAATAATTATGTAACTTTCGATGGACAAATACCGCTATTGTTGGCTCGTCTATTTAATCCCAAAATTGAGTTTTATAAACTCTCTGGATCAGATATGATTTATGATTTCTGCCAGCTAGCGAACGAAAAAAAATATAAAATATTTCTGCTTGGAGGATTAGAAAAAAGTAATTTCTTATCTCAACAGAAATTGAGAAGTGATTATTTAATTGAAATTTCTGGTTATTCACCACAATTTGAAAAATATCCATTTTTGGATGAAACAAACGAAAAAATACTTTCTGAACTAACAAATTTTCCTCCGGACATACTTTTTGTTGGCTTTGGTGCACCGAAACAAGAGTTATGGATAAATGATAATATTGATTTTTTGAGTCAGCTAGGTGTGAAATATGTTATAGGGATAGGTGGGACATTCGAGTTTACATCAGGTTCTATCAAGCGTGCTCCTGTTTTTATTTCAAAATTTGGCCTAGAAGGCATCTATCGATTTGCAAAGCAACCTAATCTTATGCGATTTTTTAGGCTAATAGATAGTCTTAAATTTTTTAAGTATGTATTCATAAAACCAAGATTTGAATAG
- a CDS encoding helix-turn-helix transcriptional regulator, with amino-acid sequence MLNAPIEYCASHRGFYYSRETYRLPAGFAESDDIQALAYAKTLLSIYEKTPIYTSVKKILTLISPIPDYASLDTRIIAPTPATYPINTDLWELIVSGLKENRILVFDYQSEWKKPFERRLVHPYQLVFDNGAWYLLGYAEERKGVRTFSLSRIKNIALTSTRFQLPDSWDYRSIHGNSFFGVFAGSESFHFKLKFLSEFALWVTERKWANDQQVTELPDGILLEFTSTQYGKVIEFLLSKGSYAYPLEPPQLVKDWEWHVKEMNTHISV; translated from the coding sequence ATGCTGAATGCTCCCATTGAATACTGCGCATCGCATCGGGGGTTTTATTATTCCCGGGAGACATACCGTCTTCCCGCGGGTTTCGCAGAATCCGATGACATACAAGCACTCGCGTATGCGAAAACCTTGCTGTCAATCTATGAAAAAACGCCAATATATACGTCCGTCAAGAAAATTCTGACCCTTATCTCACCTATCCCTGATTACGCCTCGCTGGATACACGCATAATTGCCCCTACACCGGCGACATATCCAATTAATACTGATCTTTGGGAATTAATCGTGTCAGGTCTGAAAGAAAACCGTATACTCGTATTTGATTATCAAAGCGAATGGAAAAAACCCTTTGAACGCCGGCTAGTTCACCCATATCAACTGGTATTTGATAATGGCGCCTGGTACCTTCTGGGCTATGCGGAAGAACGAAAGGGAGTAAGAACATTCTCGCTTTCGAGAATTAAAAACATAGCCCTTACTTCAACGAGATTTCAACTTCCTGATTCCTGGGACTACCGCTCCATCCATGGAAACAGTTTCTTTGGCGTTTTTGCCGGTTCGGAATCATTCCACTTTAAATTAAAGTTTTTAAGCGAGTTCGCTTTATGGGTAACGGAACGCAAATGGGCGAATGATCAACAGGTTACCGAATTGCCGGACGGGATCTTGCTCGAGTTTACCAGCACCCAATACGGGAAGGTTATCGAGTTTCTTCTGTCAAAAGGATCGTATGCCTATCCGCTTGAGCCTCCGCAGTTAGTCAAAGATTGGGAATGGCATGTAAAAGAGATGAATACACATATATCGGTATAA
- a CDS encoding MraY family glycosyltransferase: MTHYMYLLGIAFVSSVVSIFCVLLFSRHFGLYDTVDARKVHTGNIPRLGGVGMFLGFVIGLIVFALDTGMDNFLGVKIWNLIASCALIFVMGVWDDMRPWRARYKLMVQILAAVIVLSADFTFHSINFSALRLNWNMGWMRYVITFCWIIGVTNAVNLIDGIDGLAGSVSAMSAFTFGLFFLQTGNTGGMFICFLLAVAIMGFLVFNLPIPKAKIFMGDGGSQFLGYMLAVLPLLPNGKGGATVSLPFAAAVLMIPIFDTFAALWRRSREHRSFFDPDKFHLHHKLMMLGFTARGSLLILVVFQLIIGLLIATSARIHGFLALTLLFAVYLLGLLFFTVVHIRKEEILEKSKLIETE; this comes from the coding sequence ATGACGCATTATATGTATCTGCTGGGCATAGCCTTCGTCTCATCGGTTGTTTCAATTTTCTGCGTGTTATTGTTTTCCCGACATTTCGGCCTCTACGACACCGTTGACGCCCGCAAGGTGCATACCGGCAACATTCCCCGGCTCGGCGGGGTGGGGATGTTCCTTGGGTTTGTAATCGGGCTCATCGTTTTTGCCCTGGATACCGGAATGGATAATTTTCTTGGAGTAAAAATCTGGAATCTGATAGCCAGTTGCGCCCTGATATTCGTAATGGGAGTCTGGGACGACATGCGGCCCTGGCGCGCGCGCTATAAACTCATGGTACAGATACTCGCCGCCGTCATAGTCCTTTCTGCCGACTTCACCTTCCACAGCATCAATTTCTCCGCCCTCAGGCTTAACTGGAACATGGGCTGGATGCGCTATGTAATTACTTTCTGCTGGATAATCGGCGTTACCAATGCCGTAAACCTTATTGACGGCATAGACGGCCTGGCCGGAAGCGTATCAGCCATGTCGGCTTTTACTTTTGGACTCTTTTTCCTCCAGACTGGAAACACCGGAGGTATGTTCATATGTTTCCTGCTTGCGGTCGCCATTATGGGCTTTCTTGTGTTTAACCTGCCTATTCCTAAGGCTAAAATCTTTATGGGAGACGGCGGAAGCCAATTCTTGGGTTACATGCTTGCCGTTTTGCCCCTCCTACCGAACGGAAAGGGCGGAGCAACCGTATCCCTTCCGTTCGCAGCCGCTGTTCTCATGATTCCCATATTCGACACCTTCGCCGCCTTGTGGCGCCGCTCCCGTGAACACCGCAGTTTCTTCGATCCCGATAAATTCCACCTCCACCATAAACTCATGATGCTCGGCTTTACCGCTCGCGGCAGCCTCCTTATTCTTGTTGTATTCCAGCTCATAATCGGGCTCTTGATCGCAACCTCCGCCCGCATACACGGCTTTTTGGCCCTGACCCTCCTCTTTGCCGTGTACCTGCTCGGCCTTCTCTTCTTTACTGTGGTGCATATACGGAAAGAAGAAATTCTTGAAAAATCGAAACTTATTGAAACCGAATAA
- a CDS encoding carbohydrate ABC transporter permease, translating to MTEKKLKQTILEGLTILMFLLFMVPFALVVLNSAKTSKEIIFNVMAPPERWGQLFTNIYLIFSNSTVHYMEAFGDSVAITFLSLLVIVLFSSMCAWVLVRNKTKWSQIIFMIFVAAMVIPFQVLMYPLVRWMRIVGETIHFRLLGTIPGIVFAYLGFGSPLSIFVFHGFIKTIPWELEESATIDGCSRARTFFEIVFPLLQPIIVTVLILNGIWIWNDYLLPLLVLGSNGAVQTIPIAVTAFAGAYLKQWDLILTSTLIAMLPLIALYLLAQRYIIRGMVEGSIK from the coding sequence ATGACGGAAAAAAAACTGAAACAGACCATTCTGGAAGGGCTGACCATACTGATGTTTCTTCTGTTCATGGTTCCCTTCGCCCTGGTCGTGCTCAATTCGGCGAAAACGTCCAAAGAAATAATCTTCAACGTAATGGCGCCGCCTGAACGCTGGGGACAGCTCTTTACGAACATATATCTGATATTCAGCAATTCCACGGTGCACTACATGGAAGCCTTCGGAGACAGCGTCGCAATCACCTTCCTGTCTCTCCTGGTCATCGTGCTCTTCTCCTCGATGTGCGCCTGGGTGCTGGTGCGGAACAAGACGAAATGGTCGCAGATCATCTTTATGATATTCGTGGCGGCCATGGTAATCCCCTTCCAGGTGCTCATGTATCCGCTGGTCCGCTGGATGCGCATAGTGGGAGAAACCATCCACTTCCGCCTGTTGGGAACCATCCCGGGAATCGTGTTCGCCTACCTCGGATTCGGAAGCCCGCTTTCCATCTTCGTGTTCCACGGCTTCATCAAAACGATTCCCTGGGAACTTGAAGAATCCGCCACGATAGACGGCTGTTCGCGGGCCCGGACCTTTTTCGAGATAGTCTTTCCCCTGCTCCAGCCCATCATCGTAACGGTGCTGATTTTGAACGGAATCTGGATATGGAACGACTACCTCTTGCCCCTGCTGGTGCTCGGCTCCAACGGTGCTGTCCAGACGATTCCGATCGCGGTAACCGCCTTTGCCGGGGCCTATCTCAAACAGTGGGATCTCATTCTGACCTCAACCCTGATCGCCATGCTGCCGCTGATCGCGCTGTACCTCTTGGCCCAGCGCTACATCATCCGGGGAATGGTGGAAGGTTCGATAAAATAA